The segment CGGCGTTCAATATTACCGATACTGTCATGTCCTGTTTTCTTCCAACAGTCATGAAGAATTTAACAAAACCATCATGAGCTTCGGTATCACCAAATTCTTCTTCAACTCGTCCGTCTCTCATGATTTCCTTAAGCAACGTTGCAGCTATATCAATTGAGTTATATTCTTCCTCTATAAGTTTTTCAATGATATAAATTTCCTTTGTGATGTCTTCAGTATTTATCTTGGTTTTCAGTTGTTCTATGAAGTTGTCCTTTTTAACCTCTTCCACATCGCTGATGGATGGTATCGGTGCCTGTTCAATTTTGGTATTTGCATATCTTTGGATGTCCCTGAGTTGATATATTTCACGTCCGGATACAAAACTAAAAGCCTTACCGCTCTTTCCGGCTCTACCTGTACGTCCTATACGGTGTACGTAGTATTCGTTGTCGTTAGGTATCTCAAAGTTAAATACTGCTTCCACTCCGCTTACATCAATACCACGTGCTGCAACATCGGTAGCCACTAATACTTCTATGTTACCGTTTTTAAACTTATTCATTACCTGGTCACGTTGGTTTTGGGTTAAATCTCCATGTAATGCATCTGCAAGATATCCTCGTATTTGCAGGTGACTTACCAGTTTATCCACTCTTCTTTTCGTGTTGCAGAATACTAAGGATAAATCAAAATTGTTTAAATCAAGCAGTCTTGATAATAATTCCAGTTTCATATCTTCTTTAACTTCAAAATAGAGCTGTTCCACGTCTGGTGTTGTCAGTTCGTGTTGTGTTACCTTAACTATTTCTGGATTCGTCTGGTACCGGTTGGTCATTTGAAGTATTTCCTCAGGTAGTGTTGCAGAAAATAGTAGGAATTGTCTTTCATATGGTATGTCTTCTAGGATATATTCAATATCCTCTCTAAAACCCATGTCTAACATTTCATCCGCTTCATCAAGAATCACGGTCTTGATGCTGTCTAAGTGAATTGTCTGTCTATCGATATGATCCATTACACGTCCCGGTGTACCTATTATTACCTGCACTCCCTTTTGCAGTGCTTTGATTTGTCTTTCAATTGGTTGGCCACCATATACGGGTAATACATTAATTTCAGGTAAGTATATTGCCAATTTTCTTAACTCTTCAGCCACTTGTATTGCTAATTCGCGTGTAGGACATAAAATTATTGCTTGTAGACTGTTATCGTTACTGTCTAGATTTTCAAGTAGGGGTATTCCGAATGCCGCTGTTTTTCCAGTACCTGTTTGTGCTTGTCCCGTTACATCTTTGTGTGCTAATATTTTTGGTATGGCTAATGATTGAATCGGTGTTGCTTCTTCAAATCCCATGTCTTCTATTGCCTTTTGTATTTCTGGAGATATGTCCAAATCTTTAAATTCTAGTTTTTCCATTTTTCATACTTCCTTATCTGGGTATGTTCTTATTCGTTCGTCTGACAAATGATAATACTGGCGTATTATCGCTTAAAATCTTGTTTATGCATATTTTTTATAAAATAGTTATAGTTTTGATTAACTATATTTCTCTCATTTTCAAATTGATATTATTTTACAATATTATAATATTTAATAAAATTAATATTTATTTATATCTGTTAATTGAGCAATTATAAAGTATAATTTATAACCAGACTTTAATAAAAATAGTATAAAAAGAAAGTATTAGGGGATTTAACCTCTAATTTTTGGTTATTTGGGGGGTTACGATGTCAGAAGCCTTTGGAATCATTTCTTTGATTTTATCAATTTTGTTCTCTTTCAATGTTTTGATAAATTCGTCCTTTTTAGGTCCTACAAGTGCATGTTCAAGTACATCAGTCAATGTTTCTACAGGGATGATTTCTATCATGTCCTTGTATTTCTTGTCGATTAATACATCATTGATGTTACTTGCAGGGATTAAGACCTTTTTCATTCCGGATTCTGCGGCGGCTTCTATCTTGTATGTTGCACCACCTATAGGCAGTACGGTTCCACGAACACTGAGTGAACCTGTCAATGCCAGTGTCTGATCGATTGGTATGTTTTCTATTGCGGATATGATGGCGGTTGCCATTGATACACTTGCACTGTCTCCTTCCACTCCATCATATGACTGTACAAATTGGATGTGTATGTCATAGTTTGATATGTCTGTTCCAATACTTTTCTTGATGATTGCACCAACGTTTTGAACTGCTTCTTTTGCTATGTCTCCCAGTTTACCTGCAGCGATTATTTTTCCCTCTTCCTTACTTTGTGATGGTGCTGCTTCAGCTGCAATAGGTAGTACTATACCACTGGAGTTTCCGATAACTGCTAATCCGTTTATGCATCCTATTTTTGAACCTTCGTTTGCAAATACACTGTATTCTTTTCTTTGTGAGATGTATCTGTCTGCTATTTGTTGTTCTAATGTTCTTGACTGTTTTTTAGCTTCAAACACGTGGTCCGGTGTTACCTTGTTTGCATTTTCCTCTACCGCAATATCTCCTGCTGCACGTACAAGACCACCTAAATCCCTTAATTTTAATGTTAAGGAATCTTTTTTACCAGCTCTACGTTGTGCTTCTTTAATGACTTCTGCAACAGCCTCTTTTGTAAACTGAGGTATCCTTCCATCATTTTTGATTTCCTGAGCCACGAATTGGCCAAGTTTCTTACGGTTTTCAGGTGTATCCTTCATGCTGTCCTTCATAAATACTTCATAACCGTATCCTCTTATCCTGGATCTTAGGGCTATGTGCATATCTTCCAGTACTTCAAGGTTTCCTGAAGCTACAAGTACAAAGTCACATGGAACTGCATCTGTTCTTACCATTGCACCACTGCTGTTGTCACTTTGACCGGTAATTTGGTACTTGTGTTCCTGAAGTGCGGTCAGTAGTTCCTGTTGGGTTTTCATAGTCATTGTACCGATTTCATCTATGTAAAGAACTCCCTTGTTGGCACGGTGTATCATACCGCTTTCAACTCTTTCGTGTGCTGGTGTTCCAAGACCTCCTGATTGGTATGGGTCGTGTCTTACATCTCCCAGTAATGCACCTGCATGGGCACCCGTTGCATCGATAAATGGTGCAACGTTCTTTTGGTCATTGTTTACCAGTAGTTTAGGTGATGACTGCTGGTTTTTTGGTTTAATCTGGTAGAATGCAAAGAAGATTATACCTACCGCAATGATTGCAGTTAGGAATTGGTTTGTCATAAATCCGATAGCCATGATAAGAGCCATTACCGCTATCATTATCATGTTTTTTCTTTCTTCCTGACCTTTTATGTTTTTCTTGGCATTTTCCATTACTTTTTGTCCCTGGCCTGCAGGCATAACGCCTACCAATGGATTGTTTGGATTTTCTATATTTGGATATATCAGTATGTCCTGTAAATCTTCCGGTGGTAACAGTTCGGCCATTGCCTTTGCTATCATTGATTTACCGATACCCGGTTCTCCAATAAGCAGCACGTTTCTTCGTTGTTTGGCCGCCTTTTTTATGGTTTCAACAGCTTCTTCCTGGCCTATTATCTGGTCAATAAGCATTTCTGGAATATGG is part of the Methanosphaera sp. BMS genome and harbors:
- a CDS encoding DEAD/DEAH box helicase, with protein sequence MEKLEFKDLDISPEIQKAIEDMGFEEATPIQSLAIPKILAHKDVTGQAQTGTGKTAAFGIPLLENLDSNDNSLQAIILCPTRELAIQVAEELRKLAIYLPEINVLPVYGGQPIERQIKALQKGVQVIIGTPGRVMDHIDRQTIHLDSIKTVILDEADEMLDMGFREDIEYILEDIPYERQFLLFSATLPEEILQMTNRYQTNPEIVKVTQHELTTPDVEQLYFEVKEDMKLELLSRLLDLNNFDLSLVFCNTKRRVDKLVSHLQIRGYLADALHGDLTQNQRDQVMNKFKNGNIEVLVATDVAARGIDVSGVEAVFNFEIPNDNEYYVHRIGRTGRAGKSGKAFSFVSGREIYQLRDIQRYANTKIEQAPIPSISDVEEVKKDNFIEQLKTKINTEDITKEIYIIEKLIEEEYNSIDIAATLLKEIMRDGRVEEEFGDTEAHDGFVKFFMTVGRKQDMTVSVILNAVHEKTGLNGHQIGNIDIFDNFSFVEIPTENASDFYRFMGETHIDNKHVHIEPAKPREKKGHTTNYDKKKKFSNKNRFRKNNPNKNFNPKRNEYNKKYNKNKNNNYNNRRNNSRNYNNYNNNNRYTYNHYDNYENDDYNRYDNDYNSYDKDNKYENKNYNKNSYSNNKYNKRYNGYKDYDEYD
- the lonB gene encoding ATP-dependent protease LonB, giving the protein MQDEINPEEYADTDTIHIPEMLIDQIIGQEEAVETIKKAAKQRRNVLLIGEPGIGKSMIAKAMAELLPPEDLQDILIYPNIENPNNPLVGVMPAGQGQKVMENAKKNIKGQEERKNMIMIAVMALIMAIGFMTNQFLTAIIAVGIIFFAFYQIKPKNQQSSPKLLVNNDQKNVAPFIDATGAHAGALLGDVRHDPYQSGGLGTPAHERVESGMIHRANKGVLYIDEIGTMTMKTQQELLTALQEHKYQITGQSDNSSGAMVRTDAVPCDFVLVASGNLEVLEDMHIALRSRIRGYGYEVFMKDSMKDTPENRKKLGQFVAQEIKNDGRIPQFTKEAVAEVIKEAQRRAGKKDSLTLKLRDLGGLVRAAGDIAVEENANKVTPDHVFEAKKQSRTLEQQIADRYISQRKEYSVFANEGSKIGCINGLAVIGNSSGIVLPIAAEAAPSQSKEEGKIIAAGKLGDIAKEAVQNVGAIIKKSIGTDISNYDIHIQFVQSYDGVEGDSASVSMATAIISAIENIPIDQTLALTGSLSVRGTVLPIGGATYKIEAAAESGMKKVLIPASNINDVLIDKKYKDMIEIIPVETLTDVLEHALVGPKKDEFIKTLKENKIDKIKEMIPKASDIVTPQITKN